The genomic region CAGTTGCTGGGCGTTTAGGCCGTGGGCGATCCTGGCTGCGGCCCTTCCGGCAGTGCCGCCGGGGGGGTAGTAGTCGATGATCACCCGCACCTCGGTGCCGCGGTTGCCGGGGGCCTCCTTGAACTCCACCGTCCCCTTGTTCGGGATGTCGGCGCTTCCCACCGAGTGCCAGCTGATCTGTTGTCCCGGGGTGTCCTCCATCATCTCCGCGTCCCATTCCGTGCTGAGTCCGCCGGGGCCAACCGCTTTCCAGTGTGAGGTCCGCTCGCCGGTGACCTGCACCGACGCGAGGTGCTTCATGAAACGCGGCAGGTTCTCCAGGCGGCGCCAGAACTCGTAGACCTGGTGCGGCGGCAGGCCTATGGTCACCACCTTCTCTATGCGCAGTCCCGACTCTTGTGTGTGCACGGTGTCAACCCCTATAGCTTCGTACAGGCCGCAGTGCCCGGTTTGCCCCCGGTAAAGGAGCATCCCTCCGCTCGCGATCATGGCCAGGCCGGAGAGGTAGTTTCTCCTCCCTACGCTCCAAAGTCCGGAGAGCGCCAGGGCCGCGCCTCCTGCAAGCGATGCCTTGCGCTCCGCCGGCCCCACGTTAACTCTCGTGTGTGCCTGGCCGCGGTAAGCGCGGCCTTGCTCAGTTGTGCTGGTTTCCATGCTAATCCTCCTTAGAAGCAGTAGTGCTGCTTTTTATTAGTGGCTTTTAAGAATTCAAATAAGCTAACACAGCGACTTTGGATTGCAATAGAGTTGGGGGATTTTGGACGGGGAAGAATGGGGGTGGGATCGTCGGGACGCGGGAGAAGCTGTGACAAAAGGGACGGGCCGGTTCTGGAAGAGTGGCCCGTCCCCTTTTGGCGGCTCTAGGCCGCCTCCTTCCTTTTCTGTTTTATGCTCTCCTTCAAAAGCGCCATCATGTCGGCGACCTTCGGCGGAGGAGGCTGTTTCGCCTGGGGCGCGGGCGTCCTTCCCTGGGCCTTTTCCTCGATGATACGTTTCAGGTCGTCCACGTACTGGTCCTTGTATTTTTCCGGGTCGAATTTCACCGTCAGCTGGTCGATGAGGGAAAGCGCCAGCGCCACCTCCTGCTCGCGCAGGTTCTCGTCCCCGGGGAGTTTCAGGTCGGCCGCGTCCCGCACCTCTTCGGCGTACCTGATCTGGTTCAGCACCAGCACCTTGTCCAGGGGCCTCAGAATCCCGATGCTCCCCCTGTTCCTCAGCACGTAATGCGCCACTCCCACCTTCCCTGAGCGCTTCAGCGCCTCTCTCAAAAGGGCATACGCCTTGGGACCGGTCTTCTCGGGCTCCAGGTAGTACGGCTTCTCGAAGAACCTGGTGTCGATCTCCCGCTCGTCGATGAAGTCGACGATGTCGATGAGGTGCGTCTTTTCAAGGCTCGCGTTCTCGAAGTCCTGGTCGGTCAAGACGATGTACTCGCCGTCGCTGTACTCATACCCCTTCACGATCTCCTCGTAGGGGACCTCCTGGTTGTCGTTCTTGCAGACCCTCAGGTACTTGATGGGGCAGAGATCACTCTTGCGCAACATGTCCAGATCGAGAGTGTTGCTCTGGGAGCCGCTGTAAAGCTTCACCGGTATGTTCACCAGCCCGAAGCTGATTGAACCTGACCACATCGCCCTCATGTTTCACCTCCTCACCTCGCCGTACTTTCCCAGCCTGGGGACGGCGCAGGTTCTCATTTGACGAATTAGCAGAAACAGGGGGAATTTTACCATGAATGAGGCGCTTCGCCCTCTGCTTGCCTGCTCTTCTGCCTGGGCAGCGCTATTCATGAAGCATTCGCAAAGGGCATTGCACAAAGTTCAATGCCGGCCACATTTTTCTGCCGTCGGGATCGGCAGTAAAAGCGCCCGCGAGCATTGACAAAGCAAAGCGACCGCCTACATTTGTTAGCGGCATTTAATCTTGAGGTGACAGGGAGCGGCGCGGGCCCTGGAGATAGACATGGCTGAAGAAAGCGGGAACAAAGCGCCCGGCGCCGGTAGAAAGCTGTTGAGCGCGAAGCCGCTGCTCATGATAGCGGACGTCATCGTCGCACTCATCGTCGTCGTGTTCATCGCCAGCTTTTTCATCGACGAACCGCTGCGGCGCATCACCGAGAAGAAGATGAACCAGAGCCTCAAGGGGTATTCTGTCCGTCTTCCCAAGCTCCATTTCAGCCTGATCGGGCTCTCAATCACGCTCAAGGGGCTCACCGTTTCTCAGCAGGCGCACCCTGAGCCGCCGGTGGCGGAGTTCCCGTACCTGCGGGCCAGCGTCCACTGGCGCGAGATACTCGCCGGGAAGCTCGTCGGCGAGATGAGGCTCGACGAACCGAAGATCCACATCAACCTGACCCAGCTGAAAGCCGAGGCACAGAGCAAGGTTCCCATCAAGGAAAAGGGGTGGCAGCAGGCGGTGGAGGCGATCTACCCCTTGAAGATCAACCTCTTGAAGATCAACGACGCCAGCATCACCTATATCGATCAGGACCCCAAGCACCCCCTCGTGCTGAGCAACCTGGACCTTGAGGCGAACAACATCCGCAACATCCACCTCCCTGACAAGGTCTACCCCTCATCCTTCCACCTCGAGACCGACATCTTCAAAACCGGCCACGGGACCGTCGACGGGAAGGCGAATTTCCTCGCCGAGCCGACCCCGGCGGTGAAGGCCGACCTCAAGCTGGAAAAGGTGCCCCTCGACTACTTTCAGCCGGTGCTGGCCCGCTACAACATGTCGGTCAAAGGCGGCGTTTTGAGCGGCAACGGGGACATCGAGTACGGGCGGAAGGTGCAGACCGCGCGCCTGAAGAAGCTGGTGATCAGCGGGGTCACCATGACCTATCTCCACTCGGAAGAGACGGCGGCGGTGGAGAAAAGAAGGGCGGAAAAGGTGAAAGAGGCGGCCAAGGAGGTGAGCAACAAGCCGAACCTGGTGCTGAGCATCGACCGGTTCGACCTGGTCCGCTCCGACCTCGGGATGTTGTACAACGCCGGCGGCAAGAAGTTCCGGATCTTCGTGGCCGACACCGATTTCAGCCTGAGCAACTTCTCCAACCAGTTCTCGCGCGGTCCCGCGAAGGCGAAACTGACCGGCAAGTTCATGGGAAGCGGCGCGACAGAAGCCTCCGGGGACTTCCGCCCCGAGAAGAACGGGCCGGACTTCGACCTCTACTTGAAGATCTCCAACACGCAGCTCACCTCCCTGAACGACCTGCTCCGAAGCTACGGGGATTTCGACGTCACCGCCGGGACTTTTTCGCTGGTGACCGAGCTGCATGTGAAAAACGAGAGGGTGGACGGGTACATCAAGCCCTTTTTCAAGGACATGAAAGTCTACGACCGGCGCCAGGACAAGAACAAGGGGTTCTTCAAGCAGGTGAAGGAGATCCTGATCGGGGGGATAGCGAAGCTTCTGGAAAACAAGCCGCGGGAGCAGGTGGCGACCAAGGCCGACATCTCCGGCCCTCTGAAAAACCCGCAGACCAGCACCTGGCAGATCGTGGTGCAGCTTGTGCGCAACGCCTTCTTCAAAGCGATCCTCCCCACCTTCGAGAGGGATGTTACGGCGCTCGGTAAAAAGCGCTAGATAAGGACGCCGCAAAGGTAAAGGAGGTGGCTATGAGAAACGTCTTGCTGCTGATTCTGATCCTGCTGGTCATCGCGGCACTCCCTGCCTGGCCCTACAGCGAGGGATGGGGGTACTTCCCGAGCGGCGGCCTCGGAGTGGTGCTGGTGGTTCTGCTGCTGCTGGTTTTCATGGAGCGGATCTAGCCGCGGCCGTCTGGCGCGGGAACTACGGGATACGGGGAGGCCACATGCCTAAGTACGGGAAGAAAGCACAAGAAACGGTGCATGAAGTGA from Citrifermentans bremense harbors:
- a CDS encoding DUF748 domain-containing protein yields the protein MAEESGNKAPGAGRKLLSAKPLLMIADVIVALIVVVFIASFFIDEPLRRITEKKMNQSLKGYSVRLPKLHFSLIGLSITLKGLTVSQQAHPEPPVAEFPYLRASVHWREILAGKLVGEMRLDEPKIHINLTQLKAEAQSKVPIKEKGWQQAVEAIYPLKINLLKINDASITYIDQDPKHPLVLSNLDLEANNIRNIHLPDKVYPSSFHLETDIFKTGHGTVDGKANFLAEPTPAVKADLKLEKVPLDYFQPVLARYNMSVKGGVLSGNGDIEYGRKVQTARLKKLVISGVTMTYLHSEETAAVEKRRAEKVKEAAKEVSNKPNLVLSIDRFDLVRSDLGMLYNAGGKKFRIFVADTDFSLSNFSNQFSRGPAKAKLTGKFMGSGATEASGDFRPEKNGPDFDLYLKISNTQLTSLNDLLRSYGDFDVTAGTFSLVTELHVKNERVDGYIKPFFKDMKVYDRRQDKNKGFFKQVKEILIGGIAKLLENKPREQVATKADISGPLKNPQTSTWQIVVQLVRNAFFKAILPTFERDVTALGKKR
- a CDS encoding DUF3309 family protein, encoding MRNVLLLILILLVIAALPAWPYSEGWGYFPSGGLGVVLVVLLLLVFMERI
- the ku gene encoding non-homologous end joining protein Ku; its protein translation is MRAMWSGSISFGLVNIPVKLYSGSQSNTLDLDMLRKSDLCPIKYLRVCKNDNQEVPYEEIVKGYEYSDGEYIVLTDQDFENASLEKTHLIDIVDFIDEREIDTRFFEKPYYLEPEKTGPKAYALLREALKRSGKVGVAHYVLRNRGSIGILRPLDKVLVLNQIRYAEEVRDAADLKLPGDENLREQEVALALSLIDQLTVKFDPEKYKDQYVDDLKRIIEEKAQGRTPAPQAKQPPPPKVADMMALLKESIKQKRKEAA
- a CDS encoding SRPBCC family protein; its protein translation is METSTTEQGRAYRGQAHTRVNVGPAERKASLAGGAALALSGLWSVGRRNYLSGLAMIASGGMLLYRGQTGHCGLYEAIGVDTVHTQESGLRIEKVVTIGLPPHQVYEFWRRLENLPRFMKHLASVQVTGERTSHWKAVGPGGLSTEWDAEMMEDTPGQQISWHSVGSADIPNKGTVEFKEAPGNRGTEVRVIIDYYPPGGTAGRAAARIAHGLNAQQLEEDLKRLKQILEVGEETTARRTVE